In a single window of the Procambarus clarkii isolate CNS0578487 chromosome 51, FALCON_Pclarkii_2.0, whole genome shotgun sequence genome:
- the LOC123774469 gene encoding oviduct-specific glycoprotein-like has protein sequence MCIKTVPECPKTVPECTKTVPECPKTVPECTKTVPECTKTVPECTKTVPECTKTVPECTKTVPECTKTVPECTKTVPECTKTVPECTRQCQTAPRQCQTAPRQCQTAPRQCQTAPRQCQTAPRQCQSAPRQCQSAQDSARLHQDSARLHQDSARVHQDSARVQQDSASAQRPSIVSGGGNYPRFFSNRGRVAIMLMSCWKVILA, from the coding sequence ATGTGCATCAAGACAGTGCCAGAGTGTCCCAAGACAGTGCCAGAGTGCACCAAGACAGTGCCAGAGTGTCCCAAGACAGTGCCAGAGTGCACCAAGACAGTGCCAGAGTGCACCAAGACAGTGCCAGAGTGCACCAAGACAGTGCCAGAGTGCACCAAGACAGTGCCAGAGTGCACCAAGACAGTGCCAGAGTGCACCAAGACAGTGCCAGAGTGCACCAAGACAGTGCCAGAGTGCACCAAGACAGTGCCAGAGTGCACAAGACAGTGCCAGACTGCACCAAGACAGTGCCAGACTGCACCAAGACAGTGCCAGACTGCACCAAGACAGTGCCAGACTGCACCAAGACAGTGCCAGACTGCACCAAGACAGTGCCAGAGTGCACCAAGACAGTGCCAGAGTGCACAAGACAGTGCCAGACTGCACCAAGACAGTGCCAGACTGCACCAAGACAGTGCCAGAGTGCACCAAGACAGTGCCAGAGTGCAACAAGACAGTGCCAGCGCTCAACGCCCCTCCATCGTCTCAGGGGGAGGAAATTACCCGCGTTTTTTTTCGAATAGAGGAAGAGTCGCCATCATGTTAATGTCATGCTGGAAGGTGATCCTTGCgtga